A genome region from Candidatus Neomarinimicrobiota bacterium includes the following:
- a CDS encoding biotin--[acetyl-CoA-carboxylase] ligase, whose protein sequence is MADLNPAEFKLFTYPHRHIAKRVFKIREITSTNDILLTDPKKMFRSGDVLWSLKQSKGRGRYNRIWNSPEGGLYFSILFEDIPRLSAFYPFVLLCALAIRNVLADRTHEAFFTIKWPNDIYADHHKIAGILIQSQSTSQDSRAVIGMGINLNNPMQHIPNLRTPAISLHELTGHTSAPESFLEDILDLVNTYYRDFIHQRFSCYLPELNRVIYSKDKPLILTEGKRQRIVIPRKFTKDGYLTCEENGEMVVLMV, encoded by the coding sequence ATGGCAGATCTGAACCCTGCTGAATTTAAGTTATTTACCTATCCCCACCGCCATATTGCAAAAAGGGTCTTTAAAATCAGAGAGATTACATCAACTAATGATATATTACTTACTGATCCGAAAAAAATGTTCCGGTCCGGAGATGTCTTGTGGAGTTTAAAACAATCCAAAGGACGAGGACGGTACAACCGGATATGGAACTCCCCTGAGGGTGGACTATATTTTTCCATTTTATTTGAGGATATCCCAAGGCTCAGCGCATTTTATCCCTTTGTGCTGCTTTGTGCCCTGGCTATCCGGAATGTGCTGGCGGATAGAACCCACGAGGCGTTTTTCACGATCAAATGGCCTAATGACATTTACGCAGATCATCACAAAATTGCCGGTATCCTGATCCAAAGCCAGTCCACAAGTCAGGATTCACGCGCCGTTATCGGCATGGGCATCAACCTCAACAATCCCATGCAGCATATCCCCAATCTCCGCACGCCGGCCATCTCGCTCCATGAATTGACAGGTCACACATCAGCTCCTGAATCTTTTTTAGAGGATATACTGGACCTGGTGAATACGTACTACCGGGATTTCATCCATCAGCGCTTCAGCTGCTACCTGCCCGAACTGAACCGTGTCATTTACAGTAAAGATAAACCCCTGATTTTAACCGAGGGGAAACGCCAGCGGATTGTAATTCCCCGGAAATTCACAAAGGACGGTTATCTGACATGTGAAGAAAAT